Proteins encoded within one genomic window of Empedobacter falsenii:
- a CDS encoding glyceraldehyde-3-phosphate dehydrogenase produces MNRSSYDQQLASFNEMSKKVVEFIKIVSDLWYDQSVELVIFRNQLVDKNVSDIVNLHQYAEEFVEKKIAIDDTLAIAKAISEAKLPASRLDVGKLAKEYISGNYASAEAFVEEKLGASKNVKSVEPKDVVLYGFGRIGRLLARELASQMGKGQQLRLRAVVTRDKNDPVLLEKRASLLRHDSVHGDFDGNVVADHENNALIINGVSVYMISAAQPEDIDYTAYGINNALIIDNTGVFKDEEALSRHLKSVGADKVLLTAPGKGVPNIVYGVNHEEYSPENVNIFSAASCTTNAITPILKVVEDNLGVVKGHLETIHAYTNDQNLVDNMHKKYRRGRAAALNMVITETGAGSAVAKALPSLTGKLTSNAIRVPVPNGSLVVLNLEVGKDTSVENVNNIMKDAALNGELVEQIKYSLNNELVSSDIVGTTAPSIFDSNATIVSADGKNVVMYVWYDNEYGYSHQVMRLAKHIAGVRRYTYY; encoded by the coding sequence ATGAACCGCTCTTCTTATGATCAACAACTTGCATCTTTCAATGAAATGAGCAAAAAGGTTGTAGAATTCATTAAAATTGTTTCAGATTTATGGTATGATCAATCTGTTGAATTGGTAATTTTCCGTAATCAATTAGTTGATAAAAACGTTAGTGACATCGTAAATCTACATCAGTATGCTGAGGAATTTGTAGAAAAAAAGATTGCTATCGACGATACATTAGCGATTGCTAAAGCTATTTCTGAAGCTAAATTACCAGCTTCTAGACTTGATGTTGGAAAATTAGCTAAAGAATATATTTCTGGGAATTACGCTTCGGCAGAAGCTTTCGTTGAAGAGAAATTAGGTGCAAGCAAAAATGTAAAAAGTGTTGAACCAAAAGACGTTGTTTTATACGGTTTTGGTCGTATCGGACGTTTATTAGCTCGTGAGTTGGCTTCTCAAATGGGAAAAGGTCAACAATTAAGATTACGCGCTGTTGTAACACGTGATAAAAACGATCCTGTTTTGTTAGAAAAAAGAGCTTCTTTGTTACGTCATGATTCTGTTCATGGTGATTTTGATGGAAACGTTGTAGCTGATCACGAAAATAATGCGTTAATCATCAACGGAGTTTCTGTTTACATGATTTCTGCAGCTCAACCAGAAGATATTGATTATACTGCTTACGGAATTAATAATGCTTTAATTATTGATAACACAGGTGTTTTTAAAGATGAAGAAGCGTTATCTCGTCATTTAAAATCTGTTGGTGCTGATAAAGTTTTATTAACAGCGCCAGGAAAAGGTGTTCCGAATATTGTTTACGGTGTTAATCATGAAGAATATAGCCCAGAAAATGTAAATATTTTCTCAGCTGCTTCTTGTACAACAAATGCAATTACGCCTATTTTGAAAGTTGTTGAAGATAATTTAGGTGTTGTAAAAGGACATTTAGAAACTATTCATGCGTATACAAATGACCAAAATTTGGTTGATAATATGCACAAAAAATACCGTCGTGGACGTGCTGCTGCTTTGAATATGGTAATTACTGAAACTGGTGCTGGTAGCGCAGTTGCGAAGGCTTTACCAAGTTTAACAGGTAAATTAACTTCGAATGCAATTCGTGTTCCAGTTCCAAATGGATCTTTGGTTGTCTTGAATTTAGAAGTTGGTAAAGACACATCTGTTGAAAATGTAAACAACATCATGAAAGATGCTGCATTGAACGGAGAATTAGTAGAGCAAATTAAATATTCGTTGAACAATGAATTAGTCTCTTCGGATATCGTTGGAACTACTGCTCCATCTATCTTTGATAGTAATGCAACAATTGTTTCTGCAGATGGTAAAAATGTTGTGATGTACGTTTGGTACGATAACGAATATGGATATAGCCACCAAGTAATGCGTTTAGCGAAACACATTGCGGGTGTTAGAAGATATACATACTATTAA
- a CDS encoding NUDIX hydrolase yields the protein MYLDLEELKYLLAESVEELPSWESHQKLSPPYRQKFDLEYVKRTNPRSASVMILLYQNEDGEIEFPVTMRVSYEGAHSHQFSLPGGQFEEQDISFDETAIRETVEELGVDYENIEIVRQLSEMYIPPSNFLVYPYIGIYHGEPHFNPDEREVQYVVPLNLEAFLNADYEVFEREFSGQVVEIPGYNIGDDEFLWGATAMILEEFKDYLKIVLNL from the coding sequence TTGTATTTAGATTTAGAAGAATTAAAATATTTATTAGCCGAAAGTGTTGAAGAATTGCCTAGTTGGGAATCACACCAAAAGCTTTCACCTCCATATCGTCAAAAATTTGATTTAGAATATGTAAAACGTACCAATCCAAGAAGTGCGTCTGTCATGATTTTATTGTATCAAAACGAAGATGGCGAAATTGAATTTCCAGTAACCATGCGTGTTTCGTACGAAGGAGCGCATTCGCATCAGTTTTCTTTACCAGGTGGACAATTTGAAGAACAAGATATTAGTTTTGATGAAACTGCTATTCGTGAAACAGTGGAAGAACTTGGTGTAGATTACGAAAACATTGAGATTGTAAGACAATTGAGCGAAATGTATATTCCGCCAAGCAATTTCTTGGTTTATCCTTATATCGGAATTTATCATGGAGAGCCACATTTCAATCCAGATGAGCGTGAAGTACAATATGTTGTTCCATTAAATTTGGAAGCTTTTTTGAATGCTGATTACGAAGTTTTTGAGAGAGAATTTTCTGGTCAAGTTGTCGAAATTCCTGGTTATAACATTGGTGACGATGAATTTCTTTGGGGCGCAACGGCAATGATTTTAGAAGAATTTAAAGATTATCTAAAAATCGTATTAAATTTGTAA
- a CDS encoding M3 family metallopeptidase → MFNKKLFYGMMVGSSILATSCSEKSTNSMWNDKNPFFEVSTLPYQTADFSKIKNEDFKPALVQGMAEQLVEINKIANNSEAPTFENTLVEMEKSGQLLTRVNHVFGLLTGANTNETLQAVEEEMSPKFAAHSDAIYLNDKLFQRVKTLHDNKKSLNLDKESSRLLDVYYQRFELAGANLSAAQKDELKKLNGEIASLETKFSNQLLKGTKSGGVTFSKEELAGLSDADLEAFKQADGTYLISLLNTTQQPELQNMINAASRKKLFDAAWIRTEKKDENDTRATILTLVKKRAEKAKLLGFSNYAEWNLQDQMAQNPTAAKGILNQMIPAATAMAQKDAKEFEALAKKENPANTLTAADWNYYAEKVRKEKYDIDENEMKPYFVLDSVVENGIFFMAKELYGISFKKRTDIPTWHEDVKVYELFNEDGSQLGLFYTDYFKRDSKQGGAWMSNLVEQSHLFGTKPVIYNVGNYTKPANGQPALISYDDVVTTFHEFGHALHGFFANQKYPTLSGTNVSRDFVEFPSQFHEHYVTEPSILKNYAKHYQTGAAIPDALVEKMKKASNFNKGYTLTELLSAAALDLSWHTVSVDKTITSVDDFEKQALIDNKTNLPQVPPRYRSSYFSHIFGGGYAAGYFAYIWAEMLDHDAYQWTIENGGMSRKNGQILRDKVFSQGNSDDLNVIYKNFRGKNPSIEPMLKYHGLK, encoded by the coding sequence ATGTTTAATAAAAAACTTTTTTACGGAATGATGGTAGGATCGTCAATCCTAGCCACTTCTTGTAGCGAAAAGTCAACAAATAGTATGTGGAACGATAAAAATCCTTTTTTTGAAGTGAGCACTTTGCCTTACCAAACTGCTGATTTTTCGAAAATTAAAAACGAAGATTTCAAACCTGCTTTGGTGCAAGGAATGGCTGAACAATTAGTCGAAATCAATAAAATTGCTAATAATTCTGAAGCACCAACTTTTGAAAATACATTAGTTGAGATGGAAAAATCTGGTCAATTATTAACACGAGTTAATCATGTTTTTGGATTATTGACAGGTGCAAATACAAACGAAACATTGCAAGCAGTAGAGGAGGAGATGTCTCCTAAATTTGCCGCTCATAGCGATGCAATTTATTTGAATGATAAATTATTTCAACGTGTAAAAACTTTACATGACAATAAAAAATCATTGAATTTAGATAAAGAATCATCTCGTTTGTTAGATGTGTATTATCAACGATTTGAATTGGCTGGAGCAAATTTATCTGCTGCACAAAAAGATGAATTGAAAAAATTGAATGGAGAAATTGCTTCTTTAGAAACTAAATTCTCAAATCAATTATTAAAAGGAACAAAATCTGGTGGCGTTACTTTTTCGAAAGAAGAATTAGCTGGTTTGAGTGATGCTGATTTAGAAGCTTTCAAACAAGCTGATGGAACATATTTAATCAGTTTATTGAATACAACGCAACAACCTGAATTGCAAAATATGATTAATGCAGCTTCAAGAAAAAAATTATTTGATGCAGCTTGGATTAGAACAGAGAAAAAAGACGAAAACGATACACGTGCTACAATTTTAACTTTGGTTAAAAAACGTGCGGAGAAAGCTAAATTATTAGGTTTTTCGAATTATGCAGAATGGAATTTGCAAGATCAAATGGCGCAAAATCCTACAGCAGCAAAAGGAATTTTGAATCAAATGATTCCAGCGGCAACTGCAATGGCACAAAAAGATGCAAAAGAATTTGAAGCGTTAGCGAAGAAAGAAAATCCTGCAAATACATTAACAGCTGCGGATTGGAATTATTATGCGGAGAAAGTACGTAAAGAGAAATATGATATTGACGAAAATGAAATGAAACCTTATTTCGTTTTGGATTCAGTTGTAGAGAATGGAATTTTCTTTATGGCGAAAGAATTGTACGGAATTTCATTCAAAAAGCGCACAGATATTCCTACTTGGCACGAAGATGTAAAAGTGTACGAATTGTTTAATGAAGATGGTTCTCAATTGGGATTATTTTATACCGATTATTTCAAAAGAGATTCTAAACAAGGAGGTGCTTGGATGAGTAATCTTGTAGAGCAATCGCACTTATTTGGAACAAAACCTGTTATTTATAATGTCGGAAACTACACAAAACCTGCAAATGGTCAACCTGCGTTGATTTCGTATGATGATGTAGTGACGACTTTCCATGAATTTGGACATGCGTTGCACGGTTTCTTTGCAAATCAAAAATATCCAACTTTATCTGGAACAAATGTTTCGAGAGATTTTGTTGAGTTTCCATCGCAATTTCACGAGCATTATGTAACGGAACCATCTATCCTAAAAAATTATGCGAAGCATTACCAAACAGGAGCTGCTATTCCTGATGCGTTGGTAGAAAAAATGAAAAAAGCATCTAATTTTAATAAAGGTTATACGTTAACAGAATTACTTTCTGCTGCGGCTTTAGATTTGTCTTGGCACACTGTTTCTGTCGATAAAACAATAACAAGTGTAGATGATTTTGAGAAACAAGCCTTAATTGATAATAAAACAAATTTACCACAAGTTCCGCCTCGTTACCGTTCTTCTTACTTTAGCCATATTTTTGGCGGAGGATATGCAGCTGGATATTTTGCGTATATCTGGGCAGAAATGTTAGATCATGATGCATACCAATGGACAATAGAAAATGGAGGAATGTCACGTAAAAATGGTCAAATTTTGAGAGATAAAGTATTTTCTCAAGGAAATTCGGACGATTTGAATGTGATTTACAAAAATTTTAGAGGTAAAAACCCTTCAATTGAGCCTATGTTAAAATATCACGGATTGAAATAA
- a CDS encoding YebC/PmpR family DNA-binding transcriptional regulator, whose protein sequence is MGRAFEFRKGRKLKRWAAMSKAFTKIGKDIVMAVKAGGPDPHSNSHLRAVIQNAKAVNMPKDNIERAIKKASDKNTENYKEVIFEGYGPHGIAILVETSTNNNNRTVANVRSYFSKCNGQLGTQGSVEFMFDHICNFKIQKPENLDLEELEFEMIDFGVEEIFEDEDGIVLIAPFENYGTIFKSLEEGGYEIISSEFERIPQTTKELTEEQKADIEKLLEKFDEDEDVNNVYHTMKEDEEEEE, encoded by the coding sequence ATGGGAAGAGCATTTGAATTTAGAAAAGGACGTAAATTAAAACGTTGGGCGGCAATGTCTAAAGCGTTTACTAAAATTGGGAAGGATATCGTAATGGCAGTAAAAGCAGGAGGACCTGATCCGCATTCAAATTCTCATCTTCGTGCGGTGATTCAGAATGCGAAGGCTGTTAACATGCCAAAAGATAACATCGAACGCGCAATCAAAAAAGCATCTGATAAAAATACAGAAAACTATAAGGAAGTTATTTTCGAAGGTTATGGACCTCACGGAATTGCTATTTTAGTTGAAACTTCTACAAATAACAACAATCGTACAGTAGCTAACGTTCGTTCTTATTTCAGTAAATGTAATGGACAATTAGGAACGCAAGGTTCTGTTGAATTTATGTTTGATCATATCTGTAATTTCAAAATTCAAAAACCTGAAAATTTAGATTTAGAGGAATTAGAATTTGAAATGATTGACTTTGGAGTAGAGGAGATTTTTGAGGATGAAGATGGAATTGTATTAATTGCACCTTTCGAGAATTACGGAACAATCTTCAAATCTTTGGAAGAAGGTGGATATGAAATTATTTCATCAGAATTTGAAAGAATTCCACAAACAACAAAAGAATTAACAGAAGAACAAAAAGCTGACATCGAGAAATTGTTGGAGAAATTTGACGAAGATGAGGACGTCAATAACGTTTATCATACGATGAAAGAAGACGAAGAAGAGGAAGAATAA
- a CDS encoding DUF3748 domain-containing protein produces MKLNYPIQLTYDDFGHTLHHNQIQSVDGNYLVFDTRNDDTKIGETSSICLLHTNTYESEIIYTTNSQTEFGPGVGAASFSQIENKVIFIHGIRNANQANPYSPTRRTGVAIDLEFPNQPIFMDARNINFPFTNGALRGGTHSHSWKKEKNWISFTYNDYVLEQESKQNSTIKDQRVVGMMFPKKVEVDFDKTLENNSGEMFSIIVSKIVTNPKNGSDEVEKAFDECWINSTNNIAFQGHVRDEKGNLKTEIFIAEIPNEIRFDENDNLKGTLTTLPDVPSCISQKRITFTQHGISNFRHWLRSSPDGKIIYFLMEDEFDKTQLFGVNLVSNEIIQYSFLENSITSPFNLSPNGKYAIYFVNDKIYLNDLTEKKSKQIYQVQKINNELTGIPHFSNDGKKIYFNQFVSNNFNEKFIQIFELELLNKIEIC; encoded by the coding sequence ATGAAACTAAATTATCCAATTCAACTTACTTATGATGATTTTGGACATACGCTTCATCATAATCAAATTCAATCGGTTGATGGCAATTATCTTGTTTTTGATACACGTAATGATGACACAAAAATAGGAGAAACTTCTTCCATCTGTTTACTTCACACGAATACTTACGAATCCGAAATTATTTATACCACAAATAGTCAAACAGAATTTGGTCCTGGTGTTGGTGCAGCCTCATTTTCGCAAATTGAGAATAAAGTTATTTTTATACATGGTATTCGAAATGCAAATCAAGCAAATCCATATTCGCCAACAAGAAGAACAGGTGTCGCAATTGATCTAGAATTTCCAAATCAGCCTATTTTTATGGATGCACGAAATATAAATTTTCCCTTTACAAATGGTGCTTTGCGTGGAGGAACACATTCACATTCTTGGAAAAAAGAAAAGAATTGGATTAGTTTTACCTACAACGATTATGTCTTGGAACAAGAATCTAAACAAAATTCTACCATAAAAGATCAGCGAGTGGTTGGAATGATGTTTCCAAAAAAAGTTGAGGTTGATTTTGATAAAACATTAGAAAATAATTCTGGTGAAATGTTCTCGATTATCGTTTCGAAAATAGTGACAAATCCTAAAAATGGAAGTGATGAAGTCGAAAAAGCTTTTGATGAATGTTGGATTAACTCAACAAACAATATCGCATTTCAGGGACATGTGCGTGATGAAAAAGGGAATTTGAAAACGGAAATTTTTATTGCTGAAATTCCAAATGAAATAAGGTTTGATGAAAACGATAATTTAAAAGGAACTTTAACTACTTTGCCAGATGTACCAAGTTGTATTTCGCAGAAACGAATCACTTTTACTCAACATGGAATTAGTAATTTTAGACATTGGTTACGTTCTTCTCCTGATGGGAAAATCATCTATTTTTTGATGGAAGATGAATTTGATAAGACGCAATTATTTGGTGTAAATTTAGTTTCGAATGAAATTATTCAATATTCTTTTTTAGAAAATTCGATTACCTCTCCATTCAATCTTTCACCAAACGGAAAATATGCTATTTATTTTGTTAACGATAAAATATATCTAAATGATTTAACCGAAAAAAAATCTAAACAAATCTATCAAGTTCAAAAAATCAATAATGAATTAACGGGAATTCCGCATTTTTCTAACGATGGAAAAAAAATCTATTTTAATCAATTTGTTTCAAATAATTTCAATGAAAAGTTTATTCAAATCTTCGAATTAGAGTTATTAAACAAAATTGAAATATGTTAA
- a CDS encoding T9SS type A sorting domain-containing protein encodes MKKFYFRSSLLTLLLSGFAFGQGSETFESQTKLTDSYANGSFSGETAGIVWNYTNARNEATYPITNKGILFQSSGNKLETTISNGIGKLSFDVRKAYTAGTNTRKIEILVDGNVVFTSPTFGTAQTDNTIYHYEVDINKTSSSVIAFRNAGPQITLDNISWTKGPEITEAPVVNSKTIIGTYGVLLTDGTITATNNPTFWTQTGVLPTGISFDKGVFSGTPKQAGTFIAQVTATNMIGTSSPANITFEIAKANQTVNHAFVSISQNKGTTFSDLPTKTDQGQNIVYTSADNSIVSANGNTLSFDGIGSTTITATAIGGNNFNDYTTTFNVNSNDPNATYCFEENFTGLKGDNISSNGSATVWNGNENFTSLVQAFQAGDAVRIGSSSNKGSITSKKLDQISGNVTVSFDVKGWTSVEGSINVTFGTETKNIPYTAKMGDAFENVTVSFENVVAGSTLKLETSAKRAFIDNVRIQCSSSNNSTTWDGTAWSNGTPDLTKDVIIKGKVTVDTQLEAKTFTVSDAGGSVVVKSGARLIVDGKIDNQAGLTGLVVENGGNLIQNQNVANSGAITVNRDSKSMVRNDMTFWSSPVQQEASQQTIRSFSPETLYNRFWTYNETTDEFTQILTSDTDSKLFEPGKGVSIRVKNTLPTGQNTIHNGAFLGVPFNGDITVPVQFTANGYNLVGNPYASNINVEKFLLANENVNSLYFWTHQFPVGSSEYANNYAAFNVVGGVIPDLSNISVGQGFIVGLSQATPTVNFNNTMRTSQDAFFYKNSIAEKNRIWLSLSKESKTISQILLAYMDGATNDADNQIDAKVMQRGSSAIYSLINNEAYAIQGRSLPFKTDDVVKLGFETLEQGNYTINIEKADGLFEKGQIVYLRDKELNQVHNLSESAYSFTSKAGIFDTRFELVYTNKTLGTDELSKENVIVYTKNNTIVVDAKQNKISSVELYDIQGRKIFVKNNIRASVYQVESSAKGILVIKVLTEDGKVKTQKVVNK; translated from the coding sequence ATGAAAAAATTTTACTTTAGATCATCCTTGCTAACTTTATTGTTATCAGGATTTGCCTTTGGACAAGGTTCTGAAACTTTTGAGTCTCAAACAAAATTAACAGATTCTTATGCTAACGGAAGCTTTAGTGGAGAAACAGCTGGAATTGTATGGAATTATACAAATGCGAGAAATGAAGCTACTTATCCAATCACGAATAAAGGAATTTTATTTCAAAGTTCAGGAAATAAACTAGAAACTACAATTTCTAATGGTATTGGTAAACTATCTTTTGATGTAAGAAAAGCTTATACGGCTGGAACTAATACTAGAAAAATAGAAATTCTTGTAGATGGAAATGTTGTTTTTACTTCTCCTACATTTGGTACAGCACAAACCGATAATACGATTTATCATTACGAAGTAGATATAAATAAAACAAGCTCTTCTGTTATAGCGTTTAGAAATGCAGGACCACAAATTACTTTAGATAATATTTCTTGGACAAAAGGACCAGAAATTACAGAAGCTCCTGTAGTAAATTCTAAAACGATTATAGGTACATATGGTGTGTTATTAACTGATGGCACAATAACAGCTACTAATAATCCTACTTTTTGGACTCAAACAGGTGTTTTACCGACAGGAATTTCTTTTGACAAAGGTGTTTTCTCAGGAACTCCAAAACAAGCAGGTACTTTTATCGCACAAGTTACTGCAACAAATATGATAGGTACGTCATCTCCTGCTAATATTACATTCGAGATAGCTAAAGCTAACCAAACAGTAAACCATGCTTTTGTTAGTATTTCTCAAAATAAAGGAACTACTTTCTCAGATTTACCAACGAAAACAGATCAAGGGCAAAATATAGTATATACATCTGCAGATAATTCTATTGTTTCTGCAAATGGAAATACATTATCTTTTGATGGTATTGGTTCTACAACAATTACAGCTACGGCAATTGGAGGAAATAATTTTAATGATTATACGACGACTTTTAATGTAAATTCAAATGATCCTAATGCCACTTATTGTTTTGAAGAGAATTTTACTGGATTGAAAGGAGATAATATAAGTTCAAATGGATCCGCAACAGTTTGGAATGGAAATGAAAACTTCACTTCATTAGTTCAAGCTTTTCAAGCTGGCGATGCTGTAAGAATAGGTTCTAGCTCTAATAAAGGATCAATAACGTCAAAAAAATTAGACCAAATTTCAGGGAATGTTACAGTTTCTTTTGACGTAAAAGGTTGGACATCTGTTGAAGGTAGTATAAATGTTACATTCGGAACAGAAACTAAAAATATACCTTATACAGCAAAAATGGGTGATGCTTTTGAAAATGTAACTGTAAGTTTTGAAAATGTTGTAGCAGGTTCTACTTTAAAATTAGAAACATCAGCGAAAAGAGCATTTATTGATAATGTGAGAATCCAATGTTCTTCTAGTAATAATTCTACAACATGGGACGGAACTGCATGGTCTAACGGAACACCGGATCTTACAAAAGATGTAATCATCAAAGGTAAAGTAACAGTTGATACGCAATTAGAAGCTAAAACGTTTACAGTTTCAGATGCTGGAGGTTCAGTTGTCGTAAAGTCAGGTGCTCGTTTAATCGTTGATGGGAAGATCGACAATCAAGCTGGTCTTACAGGATTAGTTGTAGAAAATGGTGGTAATTTAATCCAAAATCAAAACGTTGCTAACTCAGGAGCAATTACAGTTAACCGCGATAGTAAATCGATGGTTCGTAATGATATGACGTTCTGGTCTTCTCCGGTTCAGCAGGAAGCATCGCAACAAACTATACGTTCATTCTCTCCGGAAACATTATACAATCGTTTTTGGACATATAATGAAACAACAGATGAATTTACTCAGATTTTAACTTCAGATACAGACTCAAAATTATTTGAACCAGGTAAAGGGGTTTCTATCCGTGTTAAAAACACTTTACCAACAGGGCAAAATACAATTCATAATGGTGCATTTTTAGGTGTTCCGTTCAATGGAGATATAACAGTTCCTGTTCAATTTACAGCAAATGGATACAATTTAGTTGGTAACCCTTATGCTTCTAACATTAATGTGGAAAAATTCTTATTAGCAAATGAGAATGTTAATTCATTATATTTCTGGACACATCAATTCCCTGTTGGTTCTTCAGAATATGCAAATAATTATGCCGCATTCAACGTTGTAGGTGGTGTTATTCCTGATTTGTCAAACATTTCTGTTGGACAAGGATTTATCGTAGGACTTTCTCAAGCTACACCTACAGTTAATTTTAACAATACAATGAGAACTTCGCAAGATGCATTTTTCTATAAAAATTCAATTGCAGAGAAAAACAGAATTTGGTTAAGTTTATCAAAAGAAAGTAAAACAATTAGCCAAATTTTATTAGCTTATATGGATGGAGCTACAAACGATGCGGATAATCAAATTGATGCAAAAGTGATGCAAAGAGGATCTTCAGCAATCTACTCATTGATTAATAATGAAGCATATGCAATCCAAGGACGCAGCTTACCTTTTAAAACTGATGATGTCGTAAAATTAGGTTTTGAAACTTTAGAGCAAGGAAATTACACAATCAATATAGAGAAAGCTGATGGGTTGTTTGAAAAAGGACAGATTGTTTATTTAAGAGATAAAGAGTTAAATCAAGTACATAACTTATCAGAATCAGCTTATTCATTCACTTCTAAAGCAGGAATATTTGATACTCGTTTTGAACTTGTGTATACAAATAAAACATTAGGTACAGATGAATTGTCAAAAGAAAATGTTATTGTTTATACTAAAAACAATACAATTGTAGTGGATGCAAAACAAAATAAAATTTCTTCGGTAGAGTTGTATGATATTCAAGGAAGAAAAATATTTGTGAAAAATAACATTCGTGCAAGTGTTTACCAAGTTGAATCTTCTGCAAAAGGAATTTTAGTTATAAAAGTTCTGACTGAAGACGGAAAAGTTAAGACTCAAAAAGTTGTAAACAAATAA
- a CDS encoding carbon-nitrogen hydrolase family protein, whose protein sequence is MNIQVRNLTLEDYSDLTESTKEAYHNQLGTWTVDEIKELLAIFPQGQLCVEVDGKVVASALSIVVNSKKTNIESNYDTITSNGKFLKHDPEGDVMYGIEVFVHPNYRQLRLGRRLYDERKALCEEMNLKSIVAGGRIPNYHKYSQELSPRQYIEKVKSKEIFDSTLAFQISNDFNVKKILKNYLKDDKESLEYATLLEWNNIYYEPELKSNSPTKRTIRLGLVQWQMRLFNGLQDFYDQIEFFVSAVSDYGSDFIMFPEFFNSPLMSPYNHLKEIEAMHQLATMTDDIVKKIQEFAITYNVNIISGSMPHLKEGKLYNTSFLCHRSGKLDSYSKIHITPNEFKYYALNGGDEIKVFDTDCGKVGLLICYDVEFPELSRILADQGMEILFVPFMTDTQNGYTRVRSCAQARAIENECYVAIAGSVGNLPRVNNMDIQYSQSAVFTPSDFSFPNNGVKAEATPNTEMVLISDVDLYLLKELHEYGTVKTMKDRRKDLYEVRLIKT, encoded by the coding sequence ATGAATATTCAGGTCAGAAATTTGACTCTTGAAGATTATAGTGATTTGACTGAATCTACAAAAGAAGCCTATCACAATCAGCTTGGAACTTGGACTGTCGACGAAATTAAAGAATTATTAGCTATTTTTCCGCAAGGTCAACTTTGTGTTGAAGTGGATGGAAAAGTTGTTGCTTCGGCATTGAGTATTGTGGTTAATTCGAAAAAAACGAACATCGAATCCAATTATGATACGATAACATCTAATGGTAAATTTTTAAAACATGATCCAGAAGGTGATGTAATGTATGGAATTGAAGTTTTTGTTCATCCAAATTATCGACAATTGCGCTTAGGAAGACGTTTATATGATGAACGTAAAGCGCTTTGTGAAGAAATGAATCTAAAATCAATTGTTGCAGGAGGTCGTATTCCAAATTATCATAAATATTCGCAAGAATTATCTCCTAGACAATATATAGAAAAAGTAAAAAGTAAAGAGATTTTTGATTCAACTTTAGCTTTTCAGATTTCGAATGATTTTAATGTCAAAAAAATCTTGAAAAATTATCTGAAAGATGATAAAGAATCCTTAGAATATGCCACTTTATTAGAATGGAATAATATCTATTACGAACCTGAATTGAAATCTAATTCGCCTACAAAACGTACTATTCGTCTTGGTTTGGTACAATGGCAGATGCGTTTGTTTAATGGTTTACAAGATTTTTATGATCAAATTGAGTTTTTCGTAAGTGCGGTGAGCGACTATGGCTCTGACTTTATCATGTTTCCAGAATTTTTCAATTCACCATTGATGAGTCCGTATAATCACTTGAAAGAGATTGAGGCGATGCATCAATTAGCTACAATGACAGATGATATTGTAAAGAAAATTCAAGAATTTGCAATTACATATAATGTCAATATTATATCAGGTTCGATGCCACATCTGAAGGAAGGAAAACTGTATAATACGTCATTTTTATGTCATCGTTCGGGGAAATTAGATTCGTATAGTAAAATACATATTACACCAAACGAGTTCAAATATTACGCATTGAATGGTGGTGACGAAATAAAAGTTTTTGATACCGACTGCGGAAAAGTAGGTTTGCTAATTTGTTATGATGTCGAATTTCCTGAATTGAGCCGTATTTTAGCCGATCAAGGTATGGAAATATTGTTTGTTCCGTTTATGACAGATACACAGAATGGCTATACTCGTGTAAGAAGTTGTGCGCAAGCTCGTGCAATAGAAAATGAGTGTTATGTGGCTATTGCAGGCTCTGTGGGAAATTTACCGCGTGTGAATAATATGGATATTCAATATTCACAATCGGCAGTTTTCACACCTTCAGATTTCTCTTTTCCAAACAATGGAGTTAAAGCAGAAGCAACTCCGAATACAGAAATGGTACTGATTTCTGATGTTGATCTTTATCTTCTAAAAGAGTTGCATGAGTATGGAACTGTAAAAACGATGAAAGACAGACGCAAGGATTTGTATGAAGTAAGACTAATAAAAACATAA